The Carassius auratus strain Wakin chromosome 11, ASM336829v1, whole genome shotgun sequence DNA window CGAAAACGGCCTTCCGTACAAACCCATTTGACACAACGATGCTCTTTTGCATTTTAAGGTGTGGAAAACAAGCTGCCTCACATTGACCGGTGCATTTCATAAAGATTACAACTGAATTTGATCGACATGACggtgattaaatatttttttttatttgttcattctatTCCTTTAAAATTCGAGGCGCACTTAACGTTAAGCTCGTGCACATAGCGCCGGTTTGGGACGTTGCTAGGGAaccgtgtgcgtgcgtgcgtgtccGTGTTTTCGTActagtaaatatattttctgatttcGTTCATTTTGGTGCATATTAATTTTAGATATATAAGAATCTCAATATGTatagttttaaaatattgatcaacACTCTATTTATGAACCAGAATACAGTGTATATTAACCTGCGAAGCTAACAGTGAAGATTAACTAATATTTGTGATACTAGTCGCGCGGGAGAGTTTAGTTTGCGCCACCTGCTGGTCAGAGATGGGAACTCGGCTACTGGAGATACTAAAGTGCTTCTGATTATTTGGTTACTGATCGATTGACGTGCTTACCGGAAACATCAGAGTATTTGAAGGGAACGATGACGTGATTTGATTGGACGATGATGTCATGACGGGACGCGCCTGAACTTTTAACCCTTTGGTTGTATAGAGAGAGTTTGGAAAGATCGTGTTAATAAATGCTATACTCCTcttgtacatattttattatgaatattacTGTTTATTCTTGATTTCTCGTTGTATTCTCTTATTTTTTCCTCAGATGGACATTtatcaatataatacaataataaaagaatatgttgtatttcatgtgtgtgtttgtgagtttttCAGGTTCCTGCGCTGATGGAAAACTTAACTCTTAATGAATGACACTCAATTTATTAAGTGTAATATGAACCTGGTGTGATTTAGATATagcattttttcataattttttcagcTCTATTCTGATttatgattatataaaaaaaaattatgaattccAGTATGTAGAAATGGACTGATCTACTAAAGATTAAATCACAGTTCTTATTCATAGAAGCACTGCTTCATGGAGCTTCGAATcttttcgcgaatcatttgtttaAAACCAGTGATTCGGATCGCGAATCAAACCGCCAAAGTCACGTGATTTCTGTAAACCAGGCATCACTTCGAAATTTCTATGGTTTTTACTCGATCTcggatcgttttttttttttttatgagacatCGGAGTATTTAAGATTAAAAGTATGACTCAAGGATTTGATAACCAGAAGAAAACCCCCGAAAACTAATTTACAGACTCTTCATTTTTGCTTAGATgataatttaattgcattaaaaacatttaaacatttacaattggTTGGTTAAAGGTGTTTTTATGCACGTCTGGCTTGAGTTTTTGTTGCATCTACACAGTTTTGAGCAGTAGGTGTCACGAGCGCTTCGATTCAGTGAATCATATTGCAAAGCAATCGGTTGAATTGATTCAAACCTTCAAAAAGCTTCGGTTCGCCCGTCACAGATGCTGTTGCAGTACTTCAGTTTGTCCTCCAGATGGCGCTGCAGGATCAGATCAAAACTACACTGAAAGCAGTCATTATACTTTTCTCAATTAtataagcgttttttttttttattcatttgttgattattttttctacttcatgtaaaaataataaactttgttttgtttcttgttttatatCTTATCTATTGTAAGAGCTACATATACATAATGCTTATttgttttgatgatgatgataaaataataatagtaattattttattatattttaaacgaTTGATAGATCAACAGTTAAAAGATTAGCTTCTCATCAACCTTAAAAtcattccttttttcttttttgtcactcTTAATGAgcctttttattaatattttattaatataaatgcattgaatttatcagaagttaagacatttataatgttacaaaatatttttatttcaactgtTGTATTTCCTATGTGAAttaatgtgtatatgtattttttttatttattgttatattttcttgttttttctgtattaaaatgTAGGCTATTAAACTTTATGATTATACACTTTAATAGcctatattttaatactttttcctTCATGCACTcctaataaaataacataattagGGTTTGAGGTTTTGAGTCTGggaatgacattttcattttatttgaattattttaaccaatttaaaaagataaataaaatacaacgtttgattttaaaaatgtttaattaaatgttgaaattgatGTTAACCAAGATTATTAAACGCCATAAAATCTCTAAGAAAAAATCAGGAAAgtttttcaccccaaaatttttttttatgatttttttttttatattttcatatacgcACAAAACTCTTTATTAAgggaggggaagtcgtggcctaatggttagagagtcagactcccattcaaaaggttgtgagttctagtccagggccagacggaattgtgggtggggggagtgcgtgaaccgctctctctccaccttcaacacCATACTGGATTGAATGTCACTTTTCACTTAATGTTGATGAACAcgcttattaaaaaacaaaacaacagttcaCATatacacatccaaaataaaataataacatccaaaataaaagtttttgtgtatataatatgtgtgtgtgtgtactgtgtatatttataatgtactgtatatataatttccattgtatgaatattaacattttaacacaCATTCATTTAGCTGAGGCTTTTATCAAAAGCGGCTTACAATtgatatatatatgtcagaggtcacacacctcCGGAGCAAATAGGGGTTAAGTGTCGGTgactcacagtggattcgaacccaggtctctcacaccaaaggcgtgtgtcttatccactgcgccaacaccaccacatacatacacacatacatacacacatacatacacacatacatacacacatacatacatacatacatacatacatacatacatacatacatacatacatacatacatacatacatgcatgcatacatacatacatacatacatacatacatacatacatacatacatgcatacatacatgcatacatacatacatacatacatgcatgtacatatacacatatatatatatacacacgttggtatatgtggtttatggggactataggtgtaatggtttttatactgtacaaactgtattttctattgcccgaccccaaccctacacctaaccctaaacctcaaagaaaatctggaatctgagggagcaaaaaaaaatctgaatattgagaaaatcatctttaaagttgttcaaatgaagttcttcgcaatgcatattactaatcagaaatgaagttttgatatatttacggtaggaagtttattaaatatcttcatgaacatgatctttacttaatatcctaatgatttttggcataaaagagaaatgtataattgtgactcatacaatgtattgttgtcggTTTCTAtaaatatacgtctgtgacactgatgactgcttctgtgctgcagggacacatgttaattaaacaaaaaccttaattttggaggtgtttaataataataataataataatgcgagTGTGATCTAGAGTCTGACGCACTCGGACTCCGGTGTGTCTGGCGGCACGGGCGCGTTGATGAAGAACACCTGTGCACCTGCAGGGGGCGGAGTCTCCAGGTGACTGCACACAGCGGGGGCGGGGCCGGGGGCGGGGTTTGCCAGAGGGGGTTTTCTCTGGTTCTTGTGTAATTGGCGGTTCTCCTCGGCTCTGAATCTCTGGATCTTCTTGAAGCGCTTGAGCTTGACGGCGTCTGTGGTCTCTCCGCCGCAGGGCAGCAGCACGCGCACGTCTCGCCGGAACTTGGAGCTCAGGCCGAAGTAGATGAGAGGGTTGTAGAAGCTGGCGGATTTGGCGAAGAGCCGCGTGAAGATGCTGGTGAGACTCGGCACGTGGAAACCACACGCTGACCACATGGACACGACCGCGTACGGAGACCAGGCCAGGATGAAGGCCGTGCAGATCACTATAGACACCTGAGACAACAACAGTTTCAtcacttattatatattttaacatataaaatatattattattatatattaatatattaaatataaatattactttttttatattatataataattatattttaaatatgaatattaaacaattactatatatatatataaatttaattttttttttttttttataaattgcacgtttatatctttttttatggaatgaattaatttaataataataataataattaatttttaaaaagtgcaagaataaaagtcagaattgtgagttaaaaagtAATTTCAGAGCAAATAATAATGAGTATTTAATGTTTCTTTACAcgattcatgtttatttaaaaaaatctcatacatttattattcaaagagagttaaaaagttgcaattagcttatcttttttttaatcttttttttaaattctgtaatAAGTTTCCATATAGAAGGTATATgattaatttatgtaatatattgttATATGTAAAACTTGTTTATAACCCTTTGGGTTGAAATGATTTTAAGTAATCTCAGAATAAGTTAATAAATATCAACAGATTGTATATTAGTATCACAAATCTTAAAGTTGTGTAAAAAACATTATCTAAAATATGaaagtatttgtatttaaacGGGTATTTTAATAGATACATTGAAAGGAGaactttattaaaaacattgcatAGTTGTATTATGATTCTAAGAGAAGGAAGTGACTGATGGTTTTCTAGAGTAAGGCTCTGTGACTCACGACAGTGACGTCTCTCTCGATCTTGCGCTGTCTGTCGGTCAGATCTCTCTCGGCTGACATGGCGTTTCCTCTCTTCACCGTGTTGATGATGGAGATGTACGAGAACAGCATGATCAGCACGGGGATGAAGAAGCAGAAGATGAGGATGGAGATGATGAAGGACTTGTGGATGGTGGAGTAGTTGGCTTTGACCCAGTCGATCTCACACGTGCCATATCCACGATCTGACCAAAACACACAGTTAACCCTTTCACACTCGTCACAAGCTGTGTAGCTTCAGCAGAACTGCCAAACATCACACACAATGTTCTACCAGttagaaattataataaaatgtgactataaataattatactatttaattatataatatatatatataatttaactgaATTGGATCTTTTGGActtctatttaaattatataattttataaaataattatatttttgtattacatattcattataaactattgttttataatttaaaatctttAAGTAAgtcttattataataataaataatattaaaatattatgatattaatatttataattttcaacaaaataaattataattaataatataataattgcaaatattttgtcagtttatacatttttgctgctttagtaaaatcatatatatataaattatttacagttttatttatatttgcactatattattttgtaaactattcatataaataatttttatttaaatatttttatacttgattacatttatatttttttttctaaacaatataattatctatggtttataatattatttattattttcaactaaatgagttagaattaataatacaaatacatgtatgtatttGGTCCCTCTGTATTTCTGCTGCttcagtaaataatatttttgtcattgaagcACATCTCAAGTCTTCTTCTATCTGTTTGACAGTGTTATAACAGAGAAGTGGACTGAGAAGACGACGTCTCACAGTTAACCCTTTCACACACTGACCCATGTAGCTTCCCCAGCCCAGGATCGGCGCTCCGGACCAGAACAGGGCTCCTGTCCAGATGAAGATGACAGACGTCAGCACAGCGGTGTTGGTGATGCAGtgagctgtgaacacacacacacacacacacactcagattagACTGGATCGACTCAGATGAGCCCAGGCTGTGAGAGACACACTCCTGCCTTTATTGGGGTGACAGCCCTTGATGTATCTGCTGATGCTGATGACGGTCAGAGTGTTGATGCTGCCCAGACCGAAGACCAGCGTGAAGAAGCCGTCCACCTGAGACAGAACACACACtgatcaaccaatcaatcaaccaaccaaACCACCAGACAAATATACAACCAACCATTCAACCAATCAATgaaccaaccatccatccatccaaccaaccaaaCAACCCACCAACCAAACAACCAATCATTGAACCAACCaatcatccatccaaccaaccaacTAACCAAACaaccatccaaccatccatccagcCAACCAAAAAAATCCAATCATCCAACCAACCAAACATCCAACCAAACATCCAACCAAACATCCAACCAACCAACCTAACATCCAATCATCCAGCCAATCAATGAACCAACCAAATaaacaaccaaccaaccaaccatccaTTCATCCAATCAATAATCCAACAAACgaaccaaccatccatccatccatccaaccaaccaaccaaccatccatccaaccaaccaaaCATCTATACAACCAACCAACTAACCaaacaaccaaccaaccaaaaaaaTCCAATCATCCGACCAACCAACTAAacaaccaaccatccatccaaccaaacatacaaaccaaaaaaaaaatcaaatcatccAACCAACCAAACATCCGACCAACCAACTAACCAAACAACCAACCAAATATACAACCAATCaactaacaaaaaaaatccaATCATCCAACCAACCATTCAACCATATATATtgcatgtttttgtcatttttacacattttttaaaacatctaaTGTTAAGTTTTAGGTGTTTTATTAAGTGAAAAATATTGCCTTTGGAACTagcagaatttatatatataaattctgctAACTTAAATTCTGTCTAAACTTAACATTagacatgttttaaaaaatgagtaaaaatgacaaaaacatgcaATATATATGGTTGGatggttggttgattggttgaaTGGTTTACTATATAtggtatactatatatatatatatatatataattgtaagtGATAATTCTTTGTCACAATTTGTGATTcattagatttttataaatgtctatgtagcttttattcatttttattaattagtttactttttttattaaacatttcaagTAGAagg harbors:
- the LOC113110610 gene encoding opsin-5-like produces the protein MSVQTPLQVMNIPWRNNNFSLLSRDPPLSDQGETIIGVYLLILGWLSWFGNSIVIFVLFKQRSFLQPTDYLTLNLAISDASISVFGYSRGILEIFNVFRDNGYLITSVWTCQVDGFFTLVFGLGSINTLTVISISRYIKGCHPNKAHCITNTAVLTSVIFIWTGALFWSGAPILGWGSYMDRGYGTCEIDWVKANYSTIHKSFIISILIFCFFIPVLIMLFSYISIINTVKRGNAMSAERDLTDRQRKIERDVTVVSIVICTAFILAWSPYAVVSMWSACGFHVPSLTSIFTRLFAKSASFYNPLIYFGLSSKFRRDVRVLLPCGGETTDAVKLKRFKKIQRFRAEENRQLHKNQRKPPLANPAPGPAPAVCSHLETPPPAGAQVFFINAPVPPDTPESECVRL